A single genomic interval of Eurosta solidaginis isolate ZX-2024a chromosome 3, ASM4086904v1, whole genome shotgun sequence harbors:
- the MED21 gene encoding mediator of RNA polymerase II transcription subunit 21 produces MTMADRLSQLQDTVNQQAEHFCNSIGIIQQTSYPSKFLNFDRSGSQTPLRTTQEDYAQLFAQLISRCAKDIDTLIESLPSEDSSTELQLQSLKRLEVENQEAAKKLEDIVQHGERILEKIQISLEDIAQAQLEMHIRSTNS; encoded by the coding sequence ATGACAATGGCTGACCGTTTGTCTCAACTTCAGGACACTGTAAACCAACAGGCTGAACACTTTTGCAATTCCATTGGTATTATCCAACAAACGTCATATCcaagcaaatttttaaatttcgatcGGTCTGGCTCGCAAACTCCTCTGCGGACTACACAAGAAGACTATGCTCAGCTCTTTGCTCAACTTATTTCACGATGTGCTAAAGACATAGATACTCTTATAGAATCCCTTCCAAGCGAAGACAGCTCTACCGAACTCCAGTTGCAAAGTCTGAAAAGACTAGAAGTCGAGAATCAAGAGGCTGCGAAAAAATTAGAAGACATTGTGCAGCACGGTGAACGTATTTTGGAGAAGATACAAATATCCCTAGAAGACATCGCTCAAGCTCAGTTAGAAATGCATATAAGATCCACAAATAGTTGA